One Ictalurus punctatus breed USDA103 chromosome 10, Coco_2.0, whole genome shotgun sequence genomic region harbors:
- the tmem59l gene encoding transmembrane protein 59-like: MARVGSAVCGVPAVFPLLFVAMAMAASDLFDNQLGDISYCKNQCQITIKNKKAAKDSIMNACYRGCRLYSICQFVNGNTGFNNSKEECQGACQEAYSKLLEQEACSTGCTSQPAEPEIKRRKLKALTNRPKPVSVMDALFGWCNDVVSSAQSFMSSTWTFYLQADDGKVVVFQSEPEIEYYLPELQAPHTSVANKPWTEGNPQTQRLQSGERLHGERNELKAESKGKHSSQHVEDTVAEHDFLGCMSRRSGLPRWILATCLLLSIMVMLWLSCASLVTAPEQHVKTQLSINGDKEFLDYMPKVNPYHLTSVIAVAVGHHDEEKEAGPLPVKVDLNKTSL, encoded by the exons ATGGCACGGGTCGGTAGCGCAGTGTGCGGCGTTCCCGCTGTCTTTCCTCTGCTCTTCGTGGCAATGGCGATGGCAGCATCCGATCTGTTTGACAACCAACTGGGAGACATCAGCTACTGCAAAAACCAGTGTCAGATCaccatcaaaaacaaaaaagctgcCAAA GACTCCATAATGAATGCATGCTACCGGGGCTGCCGGCTCTATTCAATTTGCCAGTTTGTGAATGGGAACACAGGCTTCAACAACAGCAAGGAGGAATGCCAGGGAG CATGCCAGGAAGCATACAGTAAATTACTGGAGCAGGAGGCTTGTAGCACAGGCTGTACCAGCCAACCAGCTGAGCCTGAAATCAAACGGAGGAAG CTCAAGGCCCTGACCAACCGCCCCAAACCAGTTTCAGTAATGGATGCTTTGTTTGGTTGGTGTAACGATGTTGTCAGCTCTGCTCAAAGCTTCATGTCCTCCACCTGGACTTTCTACCTGCAGGCTGATGATGGCAAGGTGGTTGTGTTCCAG AGCGAGCCAGAGATTGAGTATTATTTACCTGAGTTGCAAGCCCCACACACCAGTGTTGCAAACAAACCTTGGACTGAAGGAAATCCTCAGACACAGAGGCTACAATCTG GAGAGCGATTGcatggagagagaaatgagCTTAAAGCTGAGAGCAAGGGAAAACACAGCAGTCAGCATGTTGAGGACACGGTTGCAGAGCACGACTTCCTGGGCTGCATGTCAAG GCGTTCAGGTCTGCCACGTTGGATCTTGGCTACATGTCTCCTGTTGTCAATCATGGTGATGCTGTGGCTGAGCTGTGCCAGCCTGGTAACAGCACCTGAGCAACATGTAAAGACTCAG TTGAGCATCAATGGAGATAAGGAGTTCCTAGACTACATGCCAAAAGTCAACCCCTACCATCTGACTTCAGTGATTGCTGTAGCAGTTGGTCATcatgatgaagaaaaagagGCAGGGCCTCTGCCAGTCAAAGTTGACCTGAACAAAACCTCACTATAA
- the rrp36 gene encoding ribosomal RNA processing protein 36 homolog has translation MLHGSVLIIIARITIPMAPKKRHMALKQREFASHVQMKRPNQAQGIASFDEDEDDLEMERNFALFNQPGPVQQSEKDEEDMSGEESNEAVEDAENTDEENNYSEDSEKEHGQAESTDMTGSADSHNQIDFRRNNTKTEFEQDLSTLSFEEIIRLQSKIGSKACNKLTREAKKGKRNSEPVKQGTKGRPQEISAKKPVSFLRKVGSFKEPILRDPRFDDLSGEFKPEVFRQTYKFINDVKQREAEMLKKKLKKVKSNAKKEELKSFLKRMENQKRNHQRQEQQREKELCYKRKQRALVGDGHRPFYLKKSDKKKLQLAEKYNQLKKSGKLENFLSKKRKRNAVKDRRKLP, from the exons ATGCTGCATGGTTCCGTGTTGATTATTATTGCCAGAATTACAAT CCCCATGGCGCCCAAGAAAAGACACATGGCTCTTAAACAAAGAGAGTTTGCAAGTCATGTTCAAATGAAAAGGCCTAATCAAGCACAGGGCATTGCATCGTTTGATGAGGACGAGGATGATTTAGAGATGGAAAGAAACTTTGCTTTGTTCAATCAACCCGGTCCTGTTCAACAATCAGAGAAGGATGAGGAGGACATGAGTGGTGAAGAATCTAATGAAGCAGTTGAGGATGCTGAAAATACAGACGAAGAAAATaattacagtgaggattctgaGAAAGAGCATGGGCAAGCTGAGAGTACTGACATGACCGGGTCAGCGGATTCACATAACCAAATAGACTTTAGACGAAACAACACCAAGACTGAGTTTGAACAAG ATCTGTCAACTTTGTCATTTGAAGAGATTATAAGGTTACAAAGCAAAATTGGATCTAAGGCATGTAATAAGCTTACTCGTGAGGCAAAAAAGGGAAAGCGGAATTCAGAACCTGTTAAACAAGGGACCAAGGGCAG ACCCCAAGAGATTTCAGCCAAGAAACCAGTTTCTTTTCTTAGAAAAGTAGGATCTTTTAAGGAACCT ATTTTACGGGATCCTCGTTTTGACGATCTTTCAGGAGAATTTAAACCAGAAGTGTTCCGCCAGACATACAAGTTCATCAATGACGTCAAACAAAGAGAAGCAGAG ATGCTGAAAAAAAAGCTGAAGAAAGTAAAATCAAATGCAAAAAAGGAAGAATTGAAATCATTTCTAAAGAGAATG GAGAACCAAAAACGTAACCATCAAAGACAAGAGCAGCAAAGAGAGAAGGAGCTTTGTTATAAGAGGAAGCAGAGAGCATTGGTGGGAGATGGGCATAGACCTTTCTATCTCAAGAAAT CTGATAAGAAGAAACTGCAATTGGCCGAGAAGTACAACCAGCTGAAAAAGAGTGGGAAGCTGGAGAATTTCTTGAGCAAGAAGCGGAAACGAAATGCTGTTAAGGACCGCAGGAAACTGCCCTGA
- the fkbp8 gene encoding peptidyl-prolyl cis-trans isomerase FKBP8 — protein MENEDGTMVKSQDSVEKRLGRTTLLDSGEDFEMLEEVDDGVDDDLPPLEDAGGGKKESLQANKMVEEITDPSQRPPQEEWLDVLGNGQLRKKVLEAGSGPDSKPQRGQNVTINLKTTLSDGTTVEESKISFTLGDGDVIQALDLTVQLMEMGEKALIEASAKYAYGALGSNSTPVVPPNADLILEVHLLSAVDAPDLELLPPSERISLASKKREQGNVHYQRGDYAFAVNSYGIALQITEASSKVDISPQEEEELLDVKLKCLNNMAAAQLKLDHYEAALRSCVSVLAYQPDNIKALFRQGKVLALQGEYADAIRSLKRALKLDPSNKTIHAELSKLVKKHSEQKGAEQAMYKKMLGNPPDINTVQKPQAKSSWSISWKWLFGATAVAIGGVALSVVIAARN, from the exons ATGGAAAATGAAGATGGGACAATGGTGAAAAGCCAGGACTCGGTAGAGAAAAGGTTGGGGCGAACGACTTTGTTGGACAGTGGGGAAGATTTTGAGATGCTAGAAgaggttgatgatggagtggaTGATGATCTGCCCCCTTTAGAAGATGCGGGtggtggaaagaaagaaagccttCAGGCAAATAAAATGGTGGAAGAAATCACAGATCCCAGTCAGCGTCCACCCCAAGAGGAATGGCTGGATGTCTTAG GAAATGGGCAGCTGAGAAAGAAAGTTTTAGAAGCTGGGTCTGGTCCTGACAGTAAACCTCAGAGGGGCCAAAACGTCACCATTAATCTCAAAACCACTCTGAGTGATGGAACTACAGTAGAGGAGTCCAAAATCTCTTTCACtcttggtgatggtgatgtcaTTCAG GCATTGGATCTCACTGTGCAGCTAATGGAGATGGGTGAAAAGGCTCTGATTGAAGCAAGTGCCAAATACGCATACGGTGCACTGGGGAG CAATTCTACTCCTGTTGTGCCTCCCAATGCTGACTTGATTCTGGAGGTGCATCTCCTGTCTGCTGTTGATGCTCCTGACCTGGAGCTTCTGCCTCCCTCTGAGAGGATCAGTTTGGCGAGCAAGAAACGAGAGCAGGGCAATGTTCACTACCAGCGTGGAGATTACGCTTTTGCTGTTAACTCCTACGGGATTGCCCTGCAGATAACGGAAGCAAGTTCGAAAG TGGACATCAGCCCTCAGGAAGAAGAGGAGCTGCTGGATGTAAAGTTGAAATGCCTAAACAACATGGCTGCCGCTCAGCTCAAGCTGGACCACTATGAAGCTGCACTGCGCTCCTGTGTCTCGGTTTTAGCTTATCAGCCAGACAATATCAAAGCTCTGTTTCGTCAGGGCAAG GTACTGGCACTACAAGGAGAGTACGCTGATGCAATTAGAAGTTTGAAAAGAGCTTTAAAGTTGGATCCAAGTAACAAG ACCATCCACGCAGAGCTGTCGAAGCTGGTGAAGAAACATTCGGAACAGAAGGGTGCTGAGCAGGCTATGTACAAGAAGATGCTTGGAAACCCACCTGACATCAACACTGTACAGAAACCCCAGGCCAAGTCCTCATGG